A window of the Gossypium hirsutum isolate 1008001.06 chromosome A05, Gossypium_hirsutum_v2.1, whole genome shotgun sequence genome harbors these coding sequences:
- the LOC107927608 gene encoding copper transport protein ATX1, with amino-acid sequence MSQTVVLKVGMSCQGCVGAVKRVLGKMEGVESYEVDLEQQKVTVKGNVQPDAVLQTVSKTGKKTAFWEAEALAETEVKPAETEVKPAETEAKPAEPEAKPTEAVAAA; translated from the exons ATGTCTCAG ACTGTTGTGCTCAAGGTTGGCATGTCATGCCAAGGATGTGTTGGAGCCGTGAAGAGAGTTCTGGGGAAAATGGAAG GTGTGGAATCATATGAAGTAGATTTGGAGCAACAGAAAGTGACTGTGAAGGGCAACGTCCAGCCTGATGCTGTGCTGCAGACAGTGTCAAAGACCGGAAAGAAGACTGCCTTTTGGGAAGCAGAAGCTCTGGCCGAAACCGAGGTGAAGCCAGCCGAAACCGAGGTGAAGCCTGCGGAAACTGAGGCGAAACCAGCAGAACCCGAGGCAAAGCCCACGGAAGCTGTTGCTGCAGCTTAA